One window from the genome of Leuconostoc suionicum encodes:
- the murE gene encoding UDP-N-acetylmuramyl-tripeptide synthetase, with the protein MRLTTETIQNLLVDHDLLLDAPDVDMTFDFLHYDTREVQKNTLFVIKGAFKRDYLDDVHGITGLITETKIDVDLPQWQVSNVQKALSLLSMAFFDYPQEQLWIGAFTGTKGKTTAAYFAYTMLKEATNNHTALFSTVDRITGPQVSDKKKSDLTTPESYELFKDMRQVVDNGMTHLVMEVSSQAYLKNRVYGLRYDVGAFLNISPDHIGPNEHPTFEDYLAHKLMLLDHSDEVIVNAETDHFDTIYTYAKKTHHKVYTYSRQMFTSEESAIHESRFTVVKSEFNEMLGSYRLNVPGDFNESNAMAAMMLVSFAGVKHQAMVKGLDEVFIPGRMLSLPINGHGVAFVDYAHNFVSMQALLSFAQAQYPNGRVLVVVGSPGNKGVSRRADFGHVVSDLADVVYLTADDPQFENPLDIAHEIAAHINNDKLEVHYEMNRIAAIHEAISAAKENDIVIVAGKGEDPYQKIDGVDVPYIGDYAVVKQFRDQIKNP; encoded by the coding sequence ATGAGATTAACAACTGAAACAATTCAAAATTTATTAGTGGACCATGATCTATTATTAGATGCACCAGACGTTGATATGACGTTTGATTTCTTACACTATGATACCCGAGAAGTACAAAAAAATACGTTATTTGTTATTAAGGGCGCCTTTAAAAGAGATTACTTGGATGATGTACATGGTATTACAGGATTAATTACAGAAACAAAAATTGATGTTGATTTACCGCAGTGGCAAGTATCGAATGTTCAAAAGGCTTTGTCCCTCTTATCAATGGCTTTTTTTGACTATCCGCAAGAGCAGTTATGGATTGGTGCTTTTACAGGTACCAAAGGTAAAACGACTGCTGCTTATTTTGCCTACACAATGCTGAAAGAGGCAACTAATAATCATACGGCCTTATTTTCTACAGTTGATCGCATTACTGGCCCGCAAGTATCAGATAAGAAAAAGTCTGATTTGACAACACCTGAGTCATATGAATTGTTTAAAGATATGCGTCAAGTTGTTGATAATGGTATGACTCACCTTGTGATGGAGGTGAGTTCACAAGCCTATCTTAAAAATCGTGTTTATGGACTACGCTATGATGTGGGCGCCTTCTTGAATATATCCCCAGATCATATTGGTCCTAATGAGCACCCAACATTTGAAGATTATTTGGCACACAAATTGATGTTACTAGATCACTCAGATGAGGTGATTGTCAACGCTGAAACAGATCATTTTGATACCATTTACACCTATGCTAAAAAAACACATCATAAGGTCTACACATACAGCCGTCAAATGTTTACTTCTGAAGAAAGTGCCATTCATGAAAGTAGGTTCACGGTTGTTAAGAGTGAATTCAACGAAATGCTTGGTTCGTATCGTTTAAATGTTCCAGGAGACTTCAATGAGTCAAACGCAATGGCAGCAATGATGTTGGTTTCTTTTGCTGGTGTTAAACATCAAGCAATGGTAAAAGGGTTAGATGAAGTGTTTATTCCCGGCCGGATGCTTAGTTTACCAATTAATGGACATGGAGTGGCTTTTGTTGATTATGCTCATAATTTTGTCTCCATGCAAGCTTTACTTAGCTTTGCACAGGCCCAATACCCAAATGGTAGAGTGCTTGTTGTAGTTGGTTCTCCAGGTAATAAAGGTGTTTCGAGACGTGCTGATTTTGGTCACGTAGTGAGTGATTTGGCTGATGTAGTTTATTTAACCGCTGATGATCCACAATTTGAAAATCCTTTGGATATTGCACATGAGATTGCTGCGCATATCAATAATGATAAATTAGAGGTGCATTATGAAATGAACCGTATTGCAGCCATCCATGAAGCGATTTCTGCTGCAAAAGAAAATGATATTGTTATTGTTGCTGGTAAGGGTGAAGATCCCTACCAAAAAATAGATGGTGTTGATGTGCCTTACATTGGTGATTACGCCGTTGTAAAACAATTTAGAGATCAGATAAAGAACCCATAA
- a CDS encoding thiamine pyrophosphate-dependent dehydrogenase E1 component subunit alpha: protein MADITATNKQVLDFNHQLTTQADSFPTLSVLDNTGKIVDDEAFERAELSNEDLINIIKRMILSRQLDIRSTKLAKQGRFGFFAPTAGQEASQMASSYAFNDDDWLMPGYRDIPQIVVKGWPIWKAILWSRGHVLGNVYTTEDDKPVNSWMPQIIIGAQYVEAAGIALGLKKRGKNAVVYAYTGDGGTSQGDFYEGINFAGAYNANAVFFVQNNGYAISTPRVLQTAAPHLAAKGWAAGLPSLVVDGNDPIAVYLASKEARAWAANGNGPVLIETITNRLEAHSTAGDDPLRYRTKDDIGEWWKKEPLIRMRKLLQDQGIWNEEQEDDYVKEVNQLIDDQIKIADSVEKQKISNFIKNTLEVPSQAMKEQIAKFESEGK from the coding sequence ATGGCTGACATAACAGCAACAAATAAGCAAGTACTTGACTTTAATCATCAGCTTACTACACAAGCAGATAGTTTTCCAACATTAAGTGTATTAGACAATACTGGAAAAATTGTTGATGATGAAGCTTTTGAGCGTGCAGAGTTATCTAATGAAGACTTAATCAATATTATAAAACGCATGATTTTAAGTCGGCAGTTAGATATTCGTTCAACAAAACTAGCTAAGCAGGGGCGGTTTGGATTTTTTGCACCAACAGCTGGTCAAGAAGCCTCACAGATGGCCTCCTCTTATGCTTTTAATGATGATGACTGGCTAATGCCGGGTTATCGAGACATCCCCCAAATTGTTGTGAAGGGATGGCCAATTTGGAAAGCGATTTTGTGGTCACGTGGGCATGTTTTAGGTAATGTATATACTACTGAAGACGACAAACCAGTAAATTCGTGGATGCCACAAATTATCATTGGTGCTCAGTATGTGGAGGCGGCCGGCATTGCGTTAGGGTTGAAGAAACGTGGAAAAAACGCGGTCGTGTATGCTTATACAGGTGATGGTGGTACATCACAAGGCGATTTTTATGAGGGCATAAATTTCGCCGGGGCGTATAACGCTAATGCAGTGTTCTTCGTTCAGAACAATGGTTACGCTATTTCTACACCACGCGTATTGCAAACAGCAGCACCGCATTTAGCTGCAAAAGGTTGGGCGGCTGGATTACCAAGCCTGGTAGTGGACGGGAACGATCCGATCGCTGTTTATTTGGCTTCTAAAGAAGCTCGTGCATGGGCGGCAAACGGCAATGGCCCTGTGCTGATTGAAACGATTACTAATCGTTTGGAGGCTCATTCGACAGCTGGAGATGATCCGCTACGTTACCGAACGAAAGATGATATTGGAGAATGGTGGAAAAAAGAACCACTTATTCGAATGCGCAAGTTATTGCAAGATCAGGGTATTTGGAACGAAGAACAAGAAGACGATTATGTAAAAGAAGTCAATCAACTGATCGATGACCAAATTAAGATTGCAGATAGTGTTGAGAAACAAAAAATTTCTAACTTTATTAAAAATACACTCGAAGTCCCAAGTCAAGCAATGAAAGAGCAAATAGCTAAGTTTGAAAGCGAGGGAAAGTAA
- a CDS encoding alkaline phosphatase family protein, with amino-acid sequence MTIKNPLVIVSFDAMGAEDIAEHINLMPNVAALIARGTHVKKVEGIYPTLTYPSHTTIMTGVYPAKHGIVNNTKIQPELGDSPDWFWYARDIKTPTLFDLAHNKGLKTAAFLWPVSAKAPITWNIAEIFPNRIWTNQYFVSFHASSPYFLFDMNRKFGKFRKGIAQPQLDQFITKAAADTIKHKKPDMTAIHLVDMDSHRHRYGVRSKEAYEALKRLDSNLGDIIQATKDAGTFDQTNFVVLGDHFQIDVENMIHLNKLFAINNWLTVTDKGLIANDWRVLAKTTDGSTYIYIKDLSLVDEVRDVVQQVPGIEMIYTSADIIKWHIDPEATFIVEAQNGFFFTDEVDRPVVVEPTDEKELGQSDRYKAVHGFRPDKVGYQTTLVMAGPDVAHGTIEEASLVDEAPTMAQLLDVEFENVLDGIPLTKAFK; translated from the coding sequence ATGACTATTAAAAACCCGTTAGTAATTGTATCTTTTGATGCTATGGGTGCTGAAGATATTGCAGAGCACATTAATTTGATGCCTAATGTTGCTGCTTTAATCGCTCGGGGAACCCATGTAAAAAAAGTTGAAGGTATTTACCCAACACTAACTTATCCTTCACATACAACTATTATGACTGGTGTTTATCCCGCCAAACATGGCATTGTAAACAATACAAAAATCCAGCCGGAGTTAGGGGATTCACCAGACTGGTTTTGGTATGCGCGAGACATCAAGACGCCAACTTTATTTGATTTGGCACACAACAAGGGATTGAAAACAGCAGCCTTTTTATGGCCGGTTTCAGCCAAAGCGCCAATTACATGGAATATTGCTGAAATTTTTCCTAACCGAATTTGGACCAACCAATATTTTGTGTCGTTTCATGCTAGTTCACCTTATTTTTTGTTTGACATGAATAGAAAATTTGGTAAATTTCGAAAAGGAATTGCACAACCACAGTTAGACCAATTTATTACAAAAGCCGCAGCAGATACAATTAAACACAAAAAGCCAGATATGACAGCTATTCATTTAGTTGATATGGATTCGCATCGGCACAGATATGGGGTGCGTTCTAAAGAAGCTTATGAGGCTTTAAAAAGATTAGATAGTAACCTTGGTGATATTATTCAAGCGACGAAAGATGCAGGTACTTTTGACCAAACCAATTTCGTTGTTTTAGGTGATCATTTTCAAATTGACGTTGAAAATATGATACATTTGAACAAGTTGTTTGCCATTAATAATTGGCTTACTGTGACTGACAAAGGGCTGATTGCAAATGATTGGCGAGTATTAGCCAAAACAACTGATGGGTCTACGTATATTTATATAAAAGATCTTTCATTAGTAGATGAGGTACGTGATGTTGTACAGCAAGTACCAGGTATTGAAATGATATATACCTCTGCAGATATTATTAAGTGGCACATTGATCCAGAAGCCACTTTTATTGTTGAAGCACAAAACGGTTTTTTCTTTACAGATGAAGTTGACCGACCCGTAGTTGTGGAACCGACAGATGAGAAGGAATTAGGTCAAAGCGACCGCTATAAAGCAGTGCATGGATTTAGGCCGGATAAAGTAGGCTATCAGACTACCCTTGTGATGGCCGGACCAGATGTTGCGCATGGCACAATTGAAGAAGCGAGCTTGGTGGATGAAGCACCCACCATGGCACAATTACTTGATGTGGAGTTTGAAAACGTCTTAGACGGTATACCGCTCACCAAAGCGTTTAAATGA
- a CDS encoding lipoate--protein ligase: MQFINYFNQDAYTNIAMDAWLLKNLKPKKPVFALWQNKKAVIIGENQNTFSEVNQAYIDSQNVQVVRRVSGGGAVYHDLGNICFTFFVPVATSASVDFHQFVKPMADALESLGIHVDISGRNDLEIAGKKVSGNAQRYAGGYLMHHGTLLWDTDVDAMIRSLNVADEKFISKAAKSVRARVGNIKDYAPEGLTISTFIDQLKYYLADEGKDTEYVLSEEQKASIKKLRDEKFSQWAWNYGKSPQFMYNNHAKYDGGAIDVQIDVKNGDITDVNFTGDFLGVRDWREMKSELIGIPFTRDTIAEVLDRNKDGQYFGSITNDELLETFFQKDEVKING; the protein is encoded by the coding sequence ATGCAATTTATTAATTACTTTAATCAAGATGCCTATACCAACATCGCCATGGATGCTTGGTTATTGAAAAATTTAAAACCAAAAAAGCCGGTTTTTGCATTATGGCAGAACAAAAAAGCAGTGATTATTGGTGAAAATCAAAACACCTTTTCGGAGGTAAATCAGGCGTATATAGATTCACAGAATGTTCAAGTTGTTCGACGTGTTTCAGGAGGAGGCGCAGTTTATCATGATTTAGGAAACATTTGTTTTACATTTTTTGTTCCAGTTGCTACTAGTGCTAGTGTTGATTTTCATCAGTTTGTTAAACCAATGGCGGATGCTTTGGAGTCACTTGGTATACATGTTGATATTTCTGGACGAAATGATTTAGAGATTGCGGGGAAAAAGGTTTCTGGGAATGCCCAGAGATATGCTGGTGGCTATCTAATGCATCATGGCACACTGCTCTGGGACACTGATGTGGATGCTATGATACGTTCTCTTAATGTAGCTGATGAAAAGTTTATATCTAAGGCGGCTAAATCAGTTCGTGCTCGTGTTGGCAATATTAAAGACTATGCACCCGAGGGGTTAACAATTAGTACATTTATTGATCAGTTGAAATATTATTTAGCAGACGAGGGCAAAGATACTGAATATGTGTTGAGTGAAGAACAAAAGGCCTCTATCAAAAAACTGCGCGATGAAAAATTTTCACAGTGGGCATGGAATTACGGAAAAAGCCCACAGTTTATGTATAACAATCATGCTAAATATGATGGTGGTGCAATCGATGTACAAATTGATGTAAAAAATGGTGATATTACAGATGTAAACTTTACAGGAGACTTTTTGGGGGTTAGAGATTGGCGTGAAATGAAATCAGAATTAATTGGTATACCATTTACTCGCGATACAATTGCCGAAGTACTTGATAGAAATAAAGACGGTCAATATTTTGGCAGCATCACAAATGATGAGCTTTTAGAAACATTCTTTCAGAAAGATGAGGTAAAAATAAATGGCTGA
- a CDS encoding alpha-ketoacid dehydrogenase subunit beta encodes MAVKSYIDAIREAMDLALEKDGDVIIFGEDVGKNGGVFRATDGLQAKYGEDRVFNTPLAESGIGGMAIGLTTQDYRPIMEIQFFGFVFEVMDSIAGQMARNRFRFNGTRNMPIVVRSPYGGGTKTPEMHADNLEGMVAQIPGIRVVMPANPADAKGLLLSSIASNDPVVFLENLHLYRSLKGEVPEGYYTTPLDKAAIAREGDDISIISYGGGVPVALKAAEELSKKGISAEVLDLRTVSPLDIQSIGETVAKTGRVVVVQEAQRMAGIGAAIMGEISERFILSLKAPIGRVAAPDSVYPFGQAENDWMIKSDDVVAKVVEVVNYD; translated from the coding sequence ATGGCTGTGAAAAGTTATATCGATGCCATCCGTGAAGCGATGGACTTGGCATTGGAAAAAGATGGTGATGTGATTATCTTTGGTGAAGACGTTGGAAAAAATGGTGGTGTTTTCCGTGCCACTGATGGTCTTCAAGCTAAATACGGCGAAGATCGTGTGTTTAATACGCCTTTAGCAGAATCAGGTATAGGTGGCATGGCAATTGGTTTGACTACTCAAGATTATCGACCAATTATGGAAATTCAATTTTTTGGCTTTGTATTTGAAGTAATGGATTCGATAGCAGGCCAAATGGCACGAAATCGTTTCCGGTTTAATGGTACGCGTAACATGCCAATTGTTGTACGTTCGCCTTATGGTGGCGGAACTAAAACACCAGAAATGCATGCTGATAATTTAGAGGGCATGGTAGCACAAATTCCTGGTATCCGAGTGGTGATGCCGGCAAATCCTGCTGACGCAAAGGGGCTACTACTAAGTTCTATTGCGTCCAATGATCCAGTTGTATTCCTAGAAAATTTACATTTGTATAGATCATTGAAGGGTGAAGTGCCGGAAGGATATTACACAACGCCATTAGACAAAGCTGCGATTGCACGAGAAGGAGATGATATCTCAATCATTTCTTACGGCGGTGGCGTCCCTGTTGCCTTGAAAGCCGCTGAGGAATTATCTAAGAAAGGTATTTCAGCTGAGGTGCTAGATCTTCGTACAGTTTCGCCATTAGATATTCAATCAATCGGAGAAACCGTTGCTAAGACAGGTCGTGTGGTTGTTGTGCAAGAAGCACAACGAATGGCAGGTATTGGCGCTGCTATTATGGGTGAAATTTCTGAACGATTTATTTTGAGTTTAAAAGCACCTATCGGTCGAGTAGCTGCACCAGACTCTGTTTATCCATTTGGACAAGCAGAAAATGATTGGATGATTAAGTCTGACGATGTTGTGGCCAAAGTAGTGGAGGTTGTAAATTATGACTGA
- a CDS encoding bifunctional folylpolyglutamate synthase/dihydrofolate synthase, whose protein sequence is MDKSELKVATRYKTVLKSLDNTWRILDEGRVAVLKEVLMWLGHPDKSLKIIHIAGTNGKGSTGTMLGSILKANGYTYGHFSSPYIMDDREQIRINGEMISKSDFLKYYDQIVALFKQHDVPLYYLSYFEYFTIISLLAFVDKKVDLVIFESGLGGLWDATNAIEPPMLTVFTKISIDHQNLLGHNIAEIAENKAAIIKPGIWVIDYPGQDIEAKKVLKARTEKVGARWFEHKRDEIIIANTSPSGLDLIINGKSGYFLSMAGAFQVHNFSIVLKTKAALIEKGYQFDAEKTRNGIANVKMLGRMNYHADKNILFDAAHNVDGIQGLVSALNSWHLKIKPTLILGVLKDKDYHEMLDEIIPFVQRVITVTPNNKTRALSADELATDILSNYPSIEVEIANDASAAISLAMRVRESSQALIVVTGSFYTLSAIHREGRI, encoded by the coding sequence ATGGATAAAAGCGAGTTGAAGGTTGCAACACGCTACAAGACAGTGTTAAAAAGTCTGGATAATACATGGCGTATTCTTGATGAAGGTAGGGTAGCTGTACTAAAAGAAGTTTTGATGTGGTTAGGGCATCCTGACAAATCATTAAAAATAATTCATATTGCTGGGACTAATGGAAAAGGGTCAACAGGCACAATGTTGGGATCAATTTTAAAGGCCAATGGATACACCTATGGTCATTTTTCAAGTCCTTATATCATGGATGATCGTGAACAAATTCGTATTAATGGGGAAATGATATCCAAAAGTGATTTTTTAAAATATTATGATCAGATAGTCGCTCTTTTTAAACAACACGATGTGCCCCTTTATTATTTATCTTATTTTGAGTATTTTACGATTATTTCATTGCTGGCATTTGTTGATAAAAAAGTTGATTTAGTTATTTTCGAATCTGGATTAGGTGGACTCTGGGATGCTACTAATGCAATTGAGCCACCAATGTTAACTGTTTTTACTAAAATTAGCATCGACCATCAAAATTTGTTGGGACATAATATCGCTGAAATTGCCGAGAACAAGGCTGCTATTATCAAACCGGGTATATGGGTAATCGATTACCCGGGACAAGATATTGAGGCCAAAAAGGTATTAAAAGCGCGAACAGAAAAGGTTGGCGCACGTTGGTTTGAACATAAGCGAGATGAAATCATTATAGCCAATACATCACCATCTGGTCTTGATTTGATTATTAATGGCAAGAGCGGTTATTTCTTAAGTATGGCTGGTGCTTTTCAGGTTCACAATTTCAGTATCGTATTGAAAACGAAAGCGGCATTAATCGAAAAGGGATATCAATTTGATGCCGAAAAGACTCGTAATGGTATTGCCAATGTAAAAATGTTGGGGCGGATGAATTATCATGCTGATAAAAACATTTTGTTTGATGCTGCTCATAATGTTGATGGCATTCAGGGATTAGTCTCTGCATTGAATTCTTGGCACTTAAAAATTAAGCCGACTTTGATTCTAGGCGTTCTCAAGGACAAAGATTATCATGAGATGTTGGATGAAATTATACCATTTGTTCAGCGTGTCATTACCGTCACACCGAATAACAAAACACGAGCGTTATCTGCAGACGAATTGGCAACTGATATTTTATCGAACTATCCAAGTATTGAGGTTGAGATTGCTAATGATGCTTCGGCAGCCATCTCACTTGCAATGCGTGTTCGTGAGTCTTCTCAGGCATTGATTGTCGTTACTGGATCATTCTATACTTTAAGTGCAATTCATAGGGAAGGTCGTATTTAG
- a CDS encoding dihydrolipoamide acetyltransferase family protein gives MTEIFKMPDIGEGMAEGDITSWLVKVGDTIAVDDPVAEVQNDKLMQEILSPYGGKVTKLFVDAGTTVEVGDPLIEFDGDGSSENDSDNGHVAQSSTSSNAVETAESTPKNTAPKETSTVQVANGHVLAMPSVRHLAYEKNIDLTQVPATGRHGHVTLADVENFQGSESSVSTQTQTSTTSQTEASAAVHEENDPAPASPLREGRQPMAPVRKAIARAMDMQASIPTVTNFDSVDVRKLVAHRKAFKEMARDDKGIHLTYLAYAVKALAAVAKKFPELNASVDMKAQEIVYHDDVNMGIAVDAPTGLFVPVIKNADRKSIFTIAQEITDLAEAVRDGSITPAQMQGGTITISNLGSARGTWFTPIINGKEVAILGLGSILKEPIVNDDGELAVGQNMKLSLTYDHRLIDGMLGQSALNYLKQLLSDPAYMLMEV, from the coding sequence ATGACTGAGATTTTTAAGATGCCAGATATTGGCGAAGGTATGGCGGAGGGAGATATTACTTCTTGGCTGGTTAAAGTTGGTGATACGATAGCGGTGGATGACCCAGTCGCAGAAGTACAAAATGACAAATTGATGCAAGAAATTTTGTCTCCTTACGGTGGTAAAGTTACAAAACTTTTTGTTGACGCTGGAACAACAGTTGAGGTTGGCGATCCATTAATTGAGTTTGATGGAGACGGCAGCAGTGAAAATGACTCTGATAACGGTCACGTAGCGCAATCAAGTACTTCTTCGAACGCAGTGGAGACAGCGGAAAGCACCCCAAAAAACACAGCTCCTAAGGAAACTAGCACTGTTCAAGTAGCAAACGGTCATGTGCTAGCAATGCCATCAGTACGTCACTTGGCTTATGAGAAAAATATAGATTTAACACAAGTACCAGCTACTGGTCGCCATGGCCATGTTACTCTAGCAGACGTTGAAAACTTCCAAGGATCAGAAAGTTCAGTATCTACTCAAACGCAAACATCAACCACATCCCAAACAGAGGCGTCTGCAGCTGTTCATGAGGAAAATGATCCAGCACCAGCATCACCATTACGTGAAGGGCGTCAACCAATGGCACCAGTACGTAAGGCGATAGCCAGAGCGATGGATATGCAAGCATCTATTCCAACAGTGACGAATTTTGATTCTGTTGATGTTAGAAAATTGGTTGCCCACCGCAAGGCGTTTAAGGAAATGGCTCGTGATGACAAAGGCATACATTTAACATACCTAGCCTATGCTGTTAAAGCGTTGGCAGCTGTAGCTAAGAAATTCCCAGAATTAAATGCTAGTGTTGACATGAAAGCACAAGAAATTGTTTACCACGATGATGTTAACATGGGCATCGCTGTGGATGCGCCTACTGGGTTGTTTGTGCCAGTCATTAAGAACGCAGATCGAAAGTCTATTTTCACAATTGCGCAAGAAATAACTGATCTTGCTGAAGCAGTCCGTGATGGATCAATTACACCTGCCCAAATGCAGGGCGGAACAATCACAATTTCTAACCTTGGTTCAGCCCGAGGTACTTGGTTTACACCAATTATTAACGGTAAAGAAGTAGCAATATTAGGATTAGGCTCAATCTTAAAGGAACCTATTGTCAATGACGATGGAGAGCTAGCCGTGGGTCAAAATATGAAATTATCATTGACCTATGATCATCGTTTGATTGATGGCATGTTAGGACAATCGGCTCTTAATTATTTGAAGCAGTTATTATCTGATCCAGCCTATATGTTGATGGAGGTGTAA
- a CDS encoding 3'-5' exoribonuclease YhaM family protein, with protein sequence MKKLLAEYQDTEHIDNFALIKAAEVRLTKTGKTYISILFSDRSGDLPGNLWDATDEQIKTLIPGKVVSLQGVRGSYRDQPQIQITHVRLTEAGEPDSPSDFMTHAPIKEAEMSEELSDFILSIANPTWNRLVRKLFTQYNDLFLKYPAAKMNHHAFGGGLAFHSLSIAKLAKNLVLQYPQLNQDLLISGALLHDLGKVIELSGPIATQYTLAGNLIGHITLIDEQIVLAANELHFDLQSEEMIILRHVVLAHHGLLEFGSPVRPALMEAEVLHQLDELDAGIQMMTGALEKTNSGSFSDKVFGLDNRKFYKTEEDD encoded by the coding sequence ATGAAAAAATTATTAGCAGAGTATCAAGATACAGAGCACATTGATAATTTTGCACTAATCAAAGCTGCAGAAGTACGTTTAACGAAAACAGGGAAAACTTATATCAGTATACTGTTTTCGGATCGTTCAGGAGATTTACCTGGTAATCTTTGGGATGCTACTGATGAACAAATTAAAACTTTGATTCCTGGGAAAGTCGTTAGTTTACAAGGCGTTAGGGGATCATATCGTGATCAGCCTCAGATACAAATTACTCACGTCAGACTAACTGAAGCTGGGGAACCTGATAGTCCTTCAGATTTTATGACTCATGCGCCAATTAAAGAAGCCGAAATGAGCGAAGAACTTAGTGATTTTATCTTGTCAATTGCTAATCCTACCTGGAATCGATTAGTTAGAAAATTATTTACGCAATATAATGATTTGTTTTTAAAATATCCTGCCGCAAAGATGAATCATCACGCATTTGGAGGCGGACTGGCATTTCACTCTTTGTCGATTGCTAAACTAGCAAAGAATCTTGTTTTACAATATCCGCAACTTAATCAGGATTTGCTGATTTCTGGTGCCTTGCTACATGACTTGGGGAAAGTGATCGAACTTTCTGGACCAATCGCTACACAATATACATTGGCCGGAAACTTAATTGGTCATATTACGTTAATTGATGAGCAAATTGTTTTAGCAGCAAACGAGTTACATTTTGATTTGCAGAGTGAGGAAATGATTATTTTGCGTCATGTGGTTCTAGCACATCATGGTTTACTAGAGTTTGGATCGCCTGTTCGTCCGGCATTAATGGAAGCAGAAGTTCTTCATCAACTGGATGAGCTGGATGCAGGGATTCAAATGATGACGGGGGCTTTAGAAAAAACAAATTCAGGATCATTTTCCGATAAAGTATTTGGCTTAGATAATCGGAAGTTTTACAAAACAGAAGAGGACGATTAA
- a CDS encoding tRNA dihydrouridine synthase: protein MSELKQNFFWDEVVEKVQNNHKSKQPFFSMAPMEAVTDTVFRRVVAKAAAPDVYYTEFTNASSMVHPKAKFSVQGRLAVAEDEQQPVAQIWGSRPKEIAGSIEILADMGYQAVDINMGCPDGTVIKNSSGSDLIRHPDLAEKIIVAAQSGSLPVSVKTRLGFYKPEEFREWLPIILRHQVAVLTVHLRSRKEMSKAPAHYEHIDEILAMRDEIAPNTLIQINGDIKTRAQGIALVQEHPGIDGIMIGRGIFENPYAFEKQPRQHTLEESIALLNLQLDLFDEVSETVTTKHFEALKRYFKIYLRGFAHASALRQMLMDTHTTTEVREILTRELAKVYAAVADDKHIYRDNAAASADMALSVNKQK, encoded by the coding sequence ATGTCAGAATTAAAACAAAATTTTTTCTGGGACGAAGTCGTTGAAAAAGTACAAAACAATCACAAGAGTAAACAACCTTTTTTTAGTATGGCACCTATGGAGGCCGTAACTGATACTGTTTTTAGACGTGTTGTTGCCAAAGCAGCAGCCCCAGATGTTTATTACACTGAGTTCACCAATGCCAGTTCAATGGTTCATCCTAAAGCTAAGTTTTCTGTTCAGGGTCGCTTGGCAGTCGCTGAAGACGAACAACAGCCTGTGGCACAGATATGGGGATCAAGACCAAAAGAAATAGCTGGGTCAATAGAAATTTTAGCCGACATGGGTTATCAGGCTGTTGATATTAATATGGGTTGCCCAGATGGCACAGTGATTAAAAATAGTTCTGGATCTGATTTGATCAGGCATCCTGATTTAGCTGAAAAAATTATTGTTGCTGCTCAAAGCGGTAGTTTGCCGGTTTCAGTAAAAACACGGCTTGGGTTTTATAAACCAGAAGAATTTAGAGAGTGGTTACCAATTATTTTGCGGCATCAGGTAGCAGTTTTGACTGTCCATCTACGCTCCCGTAAAGAGATGTCTAAAGCACCAGCTCATTATGAACATATTGATGAAATACTGGCAATGCGTGATGAAATAGCACCTAACACATTGATTCAAATTAATGGTGATATTAAAACTAGAGCACAGGGAATAGCACTAGTCCAAGAGCACCCGGGTATTGATGGGATTATGATTGGTCGAGGAATTTTTGAAAATCCGTATGCTTTTGAAAAGCAACCACGCCAACATACACTAGAAGAATCAATTGCGTTGTTAAATCTACAATTAGACTTATTTGATGAAGTTAGTGAAACGGTAACTACGAAACATTTTGAGGCTTTGAAAAGATACTTTAAAATTTATTTGCGTGGATTCGCCCATGCTTCAGCATTACGTCAAATGTTGATGGATACACATACAACGACCGAGGTTCGAGAAATTTTAACCCGGGAATTAGCCAAGGTTTATGCTGCGGTGGCTGACGATAAGCATATCTACCGTGACAATGCTGCTGCCAGTGCTGATATGGCCTTGTCAGTGAATAAGCAAAAATAA